A single genomic interval of Brevibacillus brevis harbors:
- a CDS encoding beta-ketoacyl synthase N-terminal-like domain-containing protein, producing MSKPLGLNRVKLNKQQTDAHSTGSKPNHHDIAVIGAACRFGSAENPADFWRLLQAGQDCVRELPKERQNDLIPLLLAKGLTMEQIQFREAAYLNEIDKFDPQLFGLSPKEASQMDPNQRLFLLTCWEAIEDAGYGGTMLVGSRTGVYLGFSSDFGEEYRRMIRELEPEAMSTSIIGNMKSVIASRVSYLLDLKGPSMLVDTSCSSSLMAVHLACQAIRRGECEMALAGGVKLILLSLQDGSNDLGILSQSGRTRPFDNDSDGTGVGEGVGAVFLKPLTKALADGDSIYAVIKGSAANQDGHSFGLTAPNSLAQAEVIQQAWKDAQIDPETLSYIEVHSIGTKLGDPMEMDGLERAFRRYTNRRQFCGIGSVKTNIGHTDHVAGMAGLFKVILSLKQKQIPPHLHFQRANRMIPFEQSPIYIHDTLTEWEPEQSVRRAGVSSFGMSGTNVHLVVEEAPFIQSPKQDEGVQAIALSAKSEASLLNLLLRFQKWTSKPVEELPTLESLSFTANTGRSHYGYRLLLICRDMDDFAAKISRLCVSDWTTLSEPDIFFGWHKVISQEKADREPGIVTEAEQQALNKAANELLQKLLLAQSNELSDLKELGELYVSGADVRWSVMYTFKKPRRVHLPVYPFERKRCWLDISSLHSLDKDAGREKDHVAPQKSGEAKLPNVVVRGRKHDTYTVLEQELAHIWGYVLGLEEVGVHDNFYELGGDSIIAIRMISEISKRMNREVEVEDLLTYLTISDFAAYLDAAGYEVEQVAKAEAAATTVQTVQQRNAKSWHGGAQIKRSSYADVSHLSWRQWNCYDRGLALLMEEQDAHLIPYFKLFLGLKRSYQLDAEGYPYSYREHAEVMGYLSDEEMLYKFGYRVKLVPVARLDELHESIILQLDQGKPVMVAFDEYYTFYTPQYQKEHTDHLTVITGYDHDKQVYTIINHNHLTRGQAQRIQYDKFSTTYQTLEEIYANLEPNSRLIMVLDRVTDDEASLRESAEQELLRLLKAVESKQQVGRELTLLLSLTEQPDIYFQEANLNELYVQLGGKELWVETLLDWYIPQGDQSVRELAEEILQISNHVVNRYALSLYKEKMLKRSDMEAAVDKLRSLTRQFLQQVFALRECDSDIR from the coding sequence GTGAGCAAGCCATTAGGACTGAACCGAGTCAAACTGAATAAACAGCAGACGGATGCTCATTCAACAGGCAGCAAACCCAATCACCACGATATTGCAGTGATTGGTGCTGCTTGCCGATTCGGAAGCGCAGAAAACCCGGCAGACTTTTGGCGTCTGTTGCAAGCTGGTCAAGATTGTGTGAGAGAGCTACCTAAAGAGCGCCAGAACGATTTGATTCCATTGTTACTCGCCAAAGGGTTGACGATGGAGCAAATTCAATTTCGAGAAGCTGCCTACCTGAATGAAATTGATAAATTCGATCCGCAGCTCTTCGGTCTTTCTCCTAAGGAAGCCAGCCAAATGGACCCAAACCAGCGCTTATTTTTGCTGACATGCTGGGAGGCGATTGAGGACGCCGGATATGGTGGAACAATGCTCGTGGGCAGCCGTACAGGTGTATATCTGGGGTTTAGCAGTGATTTTGGTGAAGAGTATAGACGAATGATTCGAGAGCTGGAACCAGAGGCAATGTCAACCTCGATCATTGGCAATATGAAATCGGTGATCGCTTCTCGTGTCTCCTACCTGTTGGATCTCAAAGGTCCGAGCATGCTTGTGGATACTTCCTGCTCCTCGTCGCTGATGGCTGTTCATCTGGCATGCCAAGCGATTCGTCGAGGAGAATGTGAGATGGCGCTGGCCGGGGGTGTCAAGCTCATCTTGCTGTCTTTACAAGATGGGAGCAATGATTTGGGAATTTTATCGCAATCTGGTCGTACCAGACCTTTTGACAATGATTCAGACGGTACGGGTGTTGGTGAAGGCGTTGGCGCCGTTTTCCTGAAGCCGTTGACAAAGGCACTGGCGGATGGGGATTCGATTTATGCCGTGATCAAGGGAAGTGCCGCCAATCAAGACGGACATTCTTTCGGGCTTACCGCACCTAATTCATTGGCACAAGCCGAGGTGATTCAGCAGGCATGGAAAGACGCGCAAATTGACCCCGAGACCCTTTCCTATATCGAGGTGCACAGCATAGGCACCAAGCTGGGCGATCCGATGGAGATGGACGGACTGGAGAGAGCGTTTCGCCGATACACAAACCGCCGCCAATTTTGCGGGATCGGCTCCGTAAAAACGAACATCGGTCACACCGACCACGTAGCGGGGATGGCTGGTCTTTTCAAGGTGATTCTGTCTCTGAAACAAAAGCAGATCCCTCCGCATTTACACTTTCAGCGGGCGAATCGGATGATTCCTTTTGAACAATCTCCCATTTACATCCACGACACATTGACCGAGTGGGAACCAGAGCAAAGCGTGCGACGGGCTGGTGTCAGTTCGTTTGGGATGAGTGGAACCAATGTGCACCTCGTAGTAGAGGAAGCGCCATTCATACAGTCTCCCAAGCAAGACGAAGGTGTTCAGGCTATCGCTTTATCCGCTAAAAGCGAGGCGAGCTTGCTCAACCTGTTGCTCCGTTTTCAGAAGTGGACCAGCAAGCCTGTGGAGGAACTGCCGACATTGGAAAGTCTCAGTTTTACGGCAAATACGGGTCGTAGTCACTATGGCTACCGCTTGCTGCTTATTTGCAGGGACATGGACGATTTTGCCGCAAAAATCTCCAGGTTGTGCGTGAGCGACTGGACAACACTTTCTGAACCAGATATTTTCTTTGGCTGGCACAAGGTTATCTCGCAGGAAAAAGCAGACAGAGAGCCTGGGATCGTGACTGAGGCAGAACAACAAGCATTGAATAAGGCGGCCAATGAACTTTTGCAAAAGCTTTTATTGGCTCAAAGCAACGAGTTATCTGATCTAAAAGAGCTCGGCGAATTGTATGTGAGTGGAGCAGATGTACGCTGGAGTGTCATGTACACGTTCAAAAAGCCGCGCCGCGTGCACCTTCCTGTCTATCCGTTTGAGCGGAAGCGTTGTTGGCTGGACATCTCTTCTCTTCATTCTCTTGACAAGGATGCCGGGAGAGAAAAAGACCATGTTGCACCGCAAAAATCTGGAGAAGCGAAGCTGCCAAACGTGGTGGTACGTGGGAGAAAACATGATACGTACACCGTTTTGGAGCAAGAGCTGGCTCACATTTGGGGATATGTTCTGGGGCTTGAAGAAGTAGGTGTCCATGACAATTTTTACGAGCTGGGTGGGGACTCAATCATCGCGATTCGCATGATCAGCGAAATCTCCAAGCGGATGAACCGAGAAGTAGAGGTAGAAGACCTGCTTACCTATTTGACGATTTCCGATTTTGCTGCCTATCTTGATGCGGCTGGGTATGAAGTTGAGCAGGTTGCGAAAGCAGAGGCAGCTGCTACTACAGTCCAAACGGTTCAACAACGAAACGCAAAATCATGGCATGGCGGCGCGCAAATCAAACGCAGCTCGTATGCCGATGTCAGTCATTTATCCTGGCGTCAATGGAATTGTTATGATCGCGGCCTCGCTTTATTAATGGAGGAGCAGGATGCCCATCTGATTCCGTATTTTAAGCTTTTTCTCGGGTTGAAACGCAGCTATCAGCTTGATGCTGAGGGGTACCCCTATTCGTATCGGGAACATGCTGAGGTTATGGGTTATTTGTCGGATGAGGAGATGCTTTACAAATTTGGCTATCGGGTCAAACTCGTGCCTGTCGCTCGTCTGGATGAATTGCATGAGTCGATCATTCTCCAATTGGATCAAGGCAAGCCCGTAATGGTTGCGTTTGACGAGTACTACACCTTTTATACGCCGCAATACCAGAAGGAACATACCGATCATCTCACCGTCATCACTGGTTATGACCATGACAAGCAGGTTTATACGATCATCAATCACAATCATTTGACTCGCGGGCAAGCGCAGCGAATCCAGTACGATAAATTTTCCACAACGTACCAAACGCTTGAGGAGATTTATGCAAATCTAGAGCCGAATTCCAGGCTGATCATGGTGCTCGATCGCGTTACAGATGACGAAGCAAGTTTGCGTGAGAGCGCGGAGCAGGAGTTGCTGCGATTACTAAAAGCGGTCGAGAGTAAACAGCAAGTTGGCCGTGAGCTTACACTGTTGCTGTCACTTACGGAGCAGCCAGACATCTATTTTCAAGAAGCCAATTTAAATGAGCTTTACGTTCAATTAGGCGGGAAAGAACTGTGGGTGGAAACATTATTGGACTGGTATATTCCACAGGGGGATCAGTCTGTACGCGAACTGGCGGAGGAGATTTTGCAGATATCCAATCACGTGGTGAATCGCTATGCCCTTAGCTTATATAAAGAAAAAATGTTGAAGCGATCTGACATGGAAGCTGCTGTCGATAAGTTGAGGTCCCTCACTCGTCAATTTCTACAACAAGTATTCGCCTTGCGAGAATGTGACTCGGATATCCGATAG
- the fabD gene encoding ACP S-malonyltransferase — protein sequence MDKIALLFPGQGSQYVGMGQALCEAHPIAARTFEEASDALGFNLQTLCFAGDVQELTKTEHAQPAILTASVAAFRVYSQEMNIEPKWVAGHSLGEFTALTCAGAIQFADAVRLVYRRGQFMQAATPQGVGAMSAIFGLNAQLVEEICREHSRDDAIVVVANHNSADQIVISGHAHAVRLAEEACKQHGSTSVVSLKVSAPFHSPLMVQAAEQLNEELKRYTYCDPKWPVISNVTAQPYVHADQLVDLLTAQTTSPVRWQSTMDYLVKQGANTVIEVGPKNVLTNLAKRYPLRAYAFDKQGEINRYQQELQDAKARNQATIAQFVDSCMTIAVCTKNRGLDEEAYQQGVIAPYQALQQLRQQLEQGEKEGGYGDIREAVSLLRLILQTKKAPDTEQVMRFEQLTSKPDLQQRFPEIGKEWQAS from the coding sequence ATGGACAAAATCGCACTCTTATTCCCGGGACAAGGTTCGCAATATGTTGGAATGGGCCAAGCATTATGTGAGGCCCATCCCATTGCCGCTCGCACCTTTGAAGAAGCAAGTGATGCGCTTGGATTTAACCTGCAAACACTTTGTTTTGCAGGGGATGTACAAGAATTGACCAAAACAGAGCACGCACAGCCTGCAATCCTGACGGCAAGTGTCGCAGCCTTCCGCGTTTATTCACAGGAAATGAACATCGAACCGAAGTGGGTGGCGGGTCACAGTCTGGGTGAGTTTACGGCCCTGACTTGCGCCGGTGCTATCCAGTTTGCAGATGCTGTCCGCCTTGTCTATCGGCGAGGTCAGTTCATGCAGGCGGCCACGCCGCAGGGTGTCGGTGCCATGTCAGCAATCTTCGGGTTGAATGCTCAACTTGTCGAGGAGATTTGTCGGGAACATTCTCGTGACGATGCGATCGTCGTGGTCGCCAACCATAATTCCGCTGATCAGATTGTCATTTCCGGACATGCACATGCGGTGCGGCTAGCAGAAGAAGCGTGCAAGCAGCATGGCTCGACTTCCGTTGTCAGCCTCAAGGTGAGTGCGCCTTTCCATTCGCCTCTCATGGTGCAAGCCGCGGAACAATTAAATGAGGAATTGAAGCGATACACGTATTGCGATCCCAAATGGCCTGTGATTTCCAATGTGACAGCACAACCATATGTCCATGCTGATCAACTTGTCGATTTGCTCACAGCCCAGACAACAAGCCCTGTTCGCTGGCAATCCACGATGGATTACTTGGTAAAACAGGGAGCGAATACCGTAATTGAGGTTGGTCCCAAAAATGTGCTGACAAATTTGGCCAAAAGATATCCCCTTCGCGCCTATGCCTTTGACAAGCAGGGGGAGATCAATCGTTATCAGCAAGAGCTTCAGGATGCCAAAGCGCGTAATCAAGCAACAATTGCCCAATTCGTCGATTCTTGCATGACGATTGCTGTTTGCACGAAAAACCGCGGTCTCGATGAAGAGGCGTACCAGCAAGGGGTGATCGCTCCTTATCAAGCTCTTCAACAACTAAGGCAACAGCTGGAACAAGGAGAAAAAGAGGGGGGCTATGGGGATATACGCGAAGCTGTTTCTCTGCTTCGTTTGATCTTGCAAACAAAAAAAGCTCCTGACACGGAACAAGTCATGCGCTTTGAACAGCTGACTAGCAAACCAGACTTGCAACAGCGATTCCCTGAGATCGGCAAGGAATGGCAAGCAAGTTAA